In a genomic window of bacterium:
- the mgtE gene encoding magnesium transporter: MRNLLLPEIQALLKDNKLDVLKEFCEESHPADVADALEGLAPEQISTILSLVSPEKAAEIFGHIQGHQQVKFADAVDAKTVAGLVQEMDPDDSADLLRELDESDAAEILRHVAEEGREDVELITSYPEETAGAIMTTEFASLRENMTVAESLESLRRDAPNKETIYTIYVVDLKGKLTGVVSLKDLILADPAKRVSDIVERDVISMGADRDQAYVAKKMQDYDFLAMPIVDKARRLIGIVTFDDVMDVMRDEATEDMYYLASLNTDERVFTNPLKSVRLRAPWLLVNLGTALLAAFTVSLFKSTIAKYVGLAVMMPIVAGMGGNAGAQSLTVIVRGLALGEVSIRGSWRALLKEMSVGLLDGTICGVIMGSLAGLWFKNFWVGLIMFVSMIVNLVIAGLFGALVPLVLRTLRLDPALGSSIFVTTATDVGGFFVFLGLATLLLGHLV, from the coding sequence ATGAGAAACCTTCTTCTTCCTGAGATTCAGGCGCTTCTGAAAGACAACAAGCTTGATGTTTTGAAGGAGTTCTGTGAGGAGTCGCATCCCGCTGACGTCGCAGACGCTCTTGAGGGGCTTGCACCTGAACAGATCTCGACGATACTGTCGCTGGTTTCGCCTGAGAAGGCAGCGGAGATATTCGGCCACATTCAGGGCCATCAGCAGGTCAAGTTCGCCGATGCAGTCGATGCGAAGACGGTGGCCGGGCTGGTGCAGGAGATGGACCCTGATGACAGCGCCGACCTGCTGCGCGAGCTCGATGAGAGCGATGCCGCCGAGATATTACGACATGTGGCAGAGGAGGGTCGTGAAGATGTAGAGCTGATCACGTCATATCCAGAGGAGACGGCCGGCGCGATCATGACCACGGAGTTCGCCTCGCTTCGTGAGAACATGACCGTTGCAGAGTCGCTGGAGTCTCTGAGGCGAGATGCTCCCAACAAGGAGACGATATACACGATCTACGTTGTGGACTTAAAGGGGAAGCTGACGGGGGTTGTATCGCTGAAGGACCTGATACTTGCCGACCCCGCGAAGAGGGTGTCTGATATCGTCGAGCGAGATGTCATCTCGATGGGTGCGGATAGGGACCAGGCCTATGTTGCGAAGAAGATGCAGGATTACGATTTTCTGGCGATGCCGATTGTTGATAAGGCCCGAAGATTAATTGGGATTGTTACGTTTGACGACGTCATGGACGTGATGCGGGATGAGGCGACGGAGGACATGTATTACCTTGCGAGCCTGAACACGGACGAGCGAGTCTTCACGAATCCGCTCAAGTCGGTTCGGCTTCGTGCTCCGTGGCTGCTCGTGAACCTTGGGACTGCGTTGCTGGCGGCCTTCACCGTGAGCCTTTTCAAGTCAACGATTGCGAAATACGTTGGCTTAGCTGTCATGATGCCGATCGTGGCTGGCATGGGTGGCAACGCGGGCGCTCAGTCGCTGACCGTGATTGTCAGGGGGCTTGCGCTGGGCGAGGTCTCGATTCGTGGCTCGTGGCGCGCTCTGCTGAAGGAGATGAGCGTGGGGCTTCTCGACGGGACAATCTGCGGCGTGATAATGGGCTCGCTTGCTGGACTGTGGTTCAAGAACTTTTGGGTGGGGCTGATCATGTTCGTATCCATGATAGTAAACCTCGTTATCGCGGGACTGTTCGGGGCACTTGTGCCACTGGTGCTGAGGACATTGAGGCTTGATCCGGCGCTCGGTTCCAGCATATTCGTGACCACGGCGACGGATGTTGGCGGGTTCTTCGTGTTTCTCGGACTTGCTACACTCCTGCTGGGGCATCTAGTATAG
- a CDS encoding transglutaminase domain-containing protein produces MRATMVFLLTVATFFLAFNMSLLASGVQPSPEVLRGPTATLSVDEADVASGQSGVVGRKFNAGQPVRLDGGSYVTELTPQAMVALEAEQALDLVPDWLRMELYDMFTRMSTGQQEVWGQLIVDIQDPRIIDEVAFTIAHSSKDVLRAADPQLYIKNAQILYQISPEIPYADIVDHGVPGQDPDYYSTVRYKTIRGGVLDEYELPRDIYYWYVVHPKHGDETPSMSPTLTWNTSTYGFFWREYLFYNPSEEFDYTNYYLNKSPNWIAAEDIDGWGPSATGYLTDGDKGYRAAIMMSGSDSEKPLLCEYPWSLSRVVVTTMNAERAYAAGKPKMLENLVMRSAGIYGPPSEILGRDFNDYVGVVDDTGDPNIVGPIQEVLESNDIPYEMFTSDDFIIRFWGRCSKVIIASNQSRAFYEALAGENVVSQIRSWMNGSTVVFQFHGACAPENAWGDLDLPFGLGYVAEETNDVTIGHYPTLQDVIGNASHLWDDSVVNASLPAFRPFEPDSMAVDVVGNWVSRNLPFRARSIDDNRPIQANQVCFEHNGNCGEIQDLMNAAARACLLPCAGVNNHTWDHVTNEFWEGDWHGYQVDWNGNHTSVAKQSVLYDKDFGGSKDLSAISQDRGDTYPVNATKRFSETCTFHARVEDVNHNPVDGAEIRVRVPFYNNLSYPFYTAITVYTDSTGEVVMDLGNDRDFWMSVVSRIGQVAESQVLTATVAGEEYSHTWTIGDGQMPQLPSIENAQLSGDQQYKLDISYNVEFEMLYSVGGATFGNKENAGDVDFFIVNSDEFDNYQDGRGFEAYEWRADSPGDSLSVEVPSQTYYVVFSNEDVVDVKQFVTLGVDVSKKVGGTWQQVQSYDNYVAIRQQDSYVLQFTPSAGPSFPPHIYAAGYLDASVSSATGFEFGMQAFVVDADGLSDVQTVEAYYGGIPLGIFLTDDGIEPDDFPGDGIFTCLQQMGPGEIGPAAYCVELVATDADGNQSPAWPYLNVLSGPLALPSEASQMNVDLWQPAATADGAPMIMGGGFWGVESVAPGDVLKMVVLVSDPNGPSDIDRVELFLQGGVPTGLYLNDEGVDGDDFAGDGIYTFQIVVPGGLPGGNMTLEVVAFDKSENSSAVYPYLTVN; encoded by the coding sequence ATGAGAGCGACAATGGTGTTCTTATTGACAGTTGCGACGTTTTTCTTGGCCTTCAACATGAGTCTTCTTGCGTCTGGGGTTCAGCCTTCGCCCGAGGTGCTTCGCGGGCCGACCGCCACGCTCTCTGTGGACGAAGCGGATGTCGCTTCAGGCCAATCGGGTGTGGTTGGCCGCAAGTTCAACGCCGGGCAACCTGTTCGCCTCGATGGTGGGAGCTATGTGACGGAACTAACTCCGCAGGCAATGGTCGCGCTCGAGGCGGAGCAAGCACTTGACCTTGTCCCTGACTGGCTGCGGATGGAGCTTTACGACATGTTCACGCGTATGAGCACTGGGCAGCAGGAGGTCTGGGGCCAGCTGATTGTTGACATTCAGGACCCCAGGATCATCGACGAGGTAGCTTTCACGATTGCGCATTCATCGAAAGACGTGCTCAGGGCAGCTGATCCGCAGCTTTACATAAAGAACGCGCAGATACTCTACCAGATTAGTCCCGAGATTCCCTATGCGGACATTGTTGACCATGGCGTTCCCGGGCAGGACCCCGACTACTACTCCACCGTTCGTTACAAAACGATTCGCGGCGGCGTGCTGGACGAGTATGAGTTGCCGCGAGACATTTACTACTGGTATGTCGTTCATCCGAAGCACGGAGACGAGACTCCCTCGATGAGTCCCACACTCACCTGGAATACTAGCACATACGGTTTTTTTTGGCGCGAGTATTTGTTCTACAATCCGTCCGAGGAATTTGACTACACAAACTACTATTTGAACAAGAGTCCGAATTGGATAGCGGCCGAAGACATCGATGGGTGGGGGCCTTCAGCGACAGGTTACCTGACTGACGGCGACAAGGGATACCGCGCGGCCATTATGATGAGCGGTTCTGATTCTGAGAAACCGCTCCTGTGCGAATACCCCTGGAGCCTGTCCCGCGTCGTTGTCACGACGATGAACGCGGAGCGGGCCTACGCTGCGGGCAAGCCCAAGATGCTCGAGAATTTGGTCATGCGCTCTGCGGGCATTTATGGACCTCCGAGCGAGATTCTGGGCCGGGATTTCAACGACTATGTTGGTGTGGTTGACGACACCGGCGACCCAAACATAGTCGGCCCAATTCAGGAGGTCCTCGAGAGCAACGACATCCCTTATGAGATGTTCACCTCGGACGATTTCATAATCAGGTTCTGGGGCCGTTGTAGCAAGGTCATCATCGCCTCAAATCAGAGCCGCGCCTTTTACGAGGCGCTGGCTGGTGAGAACGTTGTATCCCAAATTCGGAGTTGGATGAATGGAAGTACGGTTGTGTTCCAGTTTCACGGGGCGTGCGCTCCTGAGAACGCTTGGGGCGATCTTGATTTGCCTTTTGGCTTGGGCTACGTCGCAGAGGAGACAAACGACGTAACGATCGGCCACTACCCGACGCTGCAGGATGTGATCGGCAACGCCAGCCACCTTTGGGACGACAGCGTGGTTAACGCCTCGCTTCCCGCGTTCAGGCCGTTTGAGCCCGACAGCATGGCGGTCGATGTTGTGGGCAACTGGGTGAGCAGGAATCTGCCGTTCAGGGCTAGGAGCATCGATGATAACCGGCCGATCCAGGCCAATCAGGTATGCTTTGAGCACAACGGCAACTGCGGCGAGATTCAGGACTTGATGAACGCGGCGGCCAGGGCCTGCCTCCTGCCGTGCGCTGGCGTCAACAACCACACCTGGGACCACGTTACGAACGAGTTCTGGGAGGGGGATTGGCACGGCTACCAGGTTGACTGGAACGGCAACCACACATCTGTTGCGAAGCAGAGCGTGCTCTACGACAAGGACTTCGGCGGGAGCAAGGACCTGTCGGCCATCTCGCAGGACAGGGGCGACACGTATCCTGTCAACGCGACCAAGAGATTCAGTGAGACCTGCACGTTCCATGCGAGGGTCGAGGATGTGAACCACAACCCGGTGGACGGAGCGGAGATAAGGGTTCGCGTGCCGTTCTATAACAACCTCAGTTACCCTTTTTACACAGCGATAACCGTATATACCGATTCGACCGGAGAGGTTGTAATGGACCTGGGCAACGACAGGGATTTCTGGATGAGCGTCGTGAGCCGAATAGGCCAGGTTGCCGAATCACAGGTCTTAACCGCTACCGTGGCGGGTGAGGAGTATTCCCACACGTGGACGATCGGGGATGGCCAGATGCCGCAGCTGCCGTCGATCGAGAACGCTCAGCTTTCCGGCGATCAGCAGTATAAGCTAGACATCTCCTACAACGTGGAGTTTGAGATGTTGTACAGCGTTGGCGGGGCGACTTTCGGGAACAAGGAGAACGCTGGCGACGTTGATTTCTTCATCGTCAACTCTGATGAGTTCGATAACTACCAGGATGGACGCGGCTTTGAGGCATACGAGTGGCGTGCGGATTCTCCCGGCGACAGCCTGAGCGTGGAGGTGCCATCCCAGACTTACTATGTTGTTTTCTCTAACGAGGACGTGGTTGACGTCAAGCAGTTTGTTACGTTAGGCGTTGACGTGAGCAAGAAAGTTGGCGGCACGTGGCAGCAGGTTCAGAGCTACGATAACTACGTGGCAATACGTCAGCAGGATTCTTATGTGCTCCAGTTCACACCTTCCGCGGGGCCATCGTTCCCACCGCACATCTATGCGGCTGGCTATCTTGACGCCAGCGTCAGTTCCGCGACGGGGTTCGAGTTCGGGATGCAGGCTTTCGTTGTTGACGCTGATGGTCTATCAGATGTGCAGACGGTCGAGGCCTATTACGGTGGCATTCCGTTGGGCATTTTCTTGACGGATGACGGCATTGAGCCGGACGACTTCCCTGGCGACGGCATCTTCACGTGTCTTCAGCAGATGGGGCCTGGTGAGATAGGCCCCGCGGCGTATTGTGTGGAGCTCGTAGCAACGGACGCAGATGGCAATCAGAGCCCCGCGTGGCCATACCTGAATGTGCTTTCTGGGCCGCTTGCTTTGCCGAGCGAGGCCTCGCAGATGAACGTTGACCTCTGGCAGCCGGCCGCTACGGCCGACGGGGCGCCCATGATCATGGGCGGCGGATTCTGGGGAGTCGAATCCGTGGCGCCGGGCGATGTCCTGAAGATGGTTGTGTTGGTTTCCGACCCCAATGGCCCATCGGACATTGACCGTGTT